The sequence below is a genomic window from Scatophagus argus isolate fScaArg1 chromosome 8, fScaArg1.pri, whole genome shotgun sequence.
ATAAGCACCCTGAAGCTACTCTCAGCTTGACTCAAACCACAAGTGTTGCCTCAGATGTTCCTCCTTAACTTTGGATAATTGATTTATGgcaaaatttgtttttccacacaaGTCAGCTGATGAAACAGTGACATCCACTGTTTTCGTGGTTTGCAAACAGGAATCACTGCATACTGTAAACCATATTATGGTGGTATCTGAAGCACCACTTATGCTAACTTTAATGTCACTTGTTAATTCTATCCGGTAAGCTTCATATACTGTAACTATTCTAAAAGAACAAATTACTACTACAAATAGGCCTTGAACTACAGGGCCTATCTACAGATACAATGAAAATACGAAATAAATGAAGCACATAAACTACATATACAAGCACTTACATCAAATAAAGCCCCTTTAAGCAAGACTCAGCTTTCAAGACAAAGAACACAGTGATCTATAAAAGGTCGGTGACTCTGTTTACATATACTGTAATACTGACTTCTTGTAAGCCTGTGATGGAGTTTTGAGACGTCTGTGTAGACTCCCATGCCTGACATTTTCTGAATGGGCAGAAGAGGTAAGCATATGGCAAGGTTTAGCGAGCCTCTTCCATTGTGGAACCTCATATCGTGCTTGAATTTTCACCCACTTCAACAGCAGCATAATGGGCATAATCCTAAAACATAGAGATCACAGTACAGTTCAGTGCAATTCAGTAAAgtcagatgagatgagatgagatgagatgagatgagatgagatgagatgagatgagataaaGTCTCAGTATGCAAGAACAGAACCCAAAAATTAGCAGTCAAATAAGTAAACAGTAATTCTTAAAGCATCAGACACAATTTCAAGAGTAAGATTTCAATTAAGGATGCAGACTTACCGGTTCTTTATGTTCTTCCTAAAGGTACAGAGAAgtatgttgaaaaaaaagaatgtaaagTGTCTCAGACAATGAAAAGCCCAGAACACCAACTCAGGAGCCTTCCTGAACAACAACTGCTGCctgggagaaaaagaaagaaaagacttgCTGTACTTATAATACAATTCTACCTACTGATAATGGTAACCCAACCATAAATATAATGGTGTTACTATAGGTCAAGCGCCCTTAATTCACATTGATTCATCAATAAGTTTGTATTATAGGGACTAGTACTATTATTGTTTGCATGACAAGaattcagtcatgtttgtgagttcttattgtgtgtttggtcatgtgcatgtatttgcatgtgtgtctgtccacTTCTATTCTCGCATACTACTGGACACATCAacctaatgtgtttttgtgcacattcaTGACCGTATGCTTAAGGACCTTGCGTGGTTGCATGGATTCACactttttgaatattttaccaTATTTTACTCCTCACTCCTCTGAATcggcttagcttagcataaatactggCAAGAGAGGGAAACATcaagcctggctctgtctgaaaGTAACAAAATATCTGTAGCTATCTGTAAACATATGTATATATCTGATGGCCTGAGATGGGAATGTGTTGCACAAACAGAAGTAGCCATGGACACTTCTGAGCACATGACCTTGGTGTCCTCAGTGGTTGTTGCAGTCTGTGTTACGTACTGTGTGTTCAGCATATTTATTACCTGTGCCTAGCCTGGAGTGCAGCATAAAATAACAGCGTGATAGGTAGGAGCAGGTGGGATAAGATTCTTGCAGTTAGTCCAAGCATGCTCACATAGGTCACTAAGTTGACCAGCAGAGCTGCAACATAAATGGTgacaaaagcagtttttacAAGGATTTACTGTTTTGCTTCATCCTCtgttctgaaatgaaaagaaccTAGTGTAAGTTACAAAACTGAGTGACAGTAAAAGCTTTTCTACTGAATGTAGTTAAGTGGTTGTTTTAGTCAATTGCTAAATCTTTAATTACATACACAGCATGACAAACAGcttacaaatgtgtgtgtgtgtgtgtgtgtgagccataACCATTCTTTCCCATGTCAAAATGGAGAGAAGGTCGATTTCCAGTGGATTCGTGCTCAGCAGAGTTGCTTGTCTGCGTGGATCTATTGTCTGTAAAAGATGTCAGTGTAGTGGTCTCCTTTTCcatcttcatttcctctccttcctttatGTCAGTCTCCAGATGGACCCACGTGTTAGTCTGGTTACAGTTCAGTGGCCCTTCAACTTCTTTGTGTATCATCCAATACGGGACAAGATCTGGACACAAGGAGGAGAcgagaaagagaaataaagaaggTAGGTCACATTGAGTCTGTGTGTaagaaaaaatgacagaatcTGAATGAATCTTTAATTCCAGTTTTGTTCCCTGTAGATACAACTGACCCACCATTACTCAGAAGGAAATGAATAGCGTCTTTGTATCCACTGTCGTATGCTTGTTCTAGAGTCTAAAGAGAGGAACAACCAGACAAAAATAGAagtaaatgttattattatccCTTATTATATCTCATAGTCTTATTTTTGGACAAGTGCCCTTAATTCACACTGATTCATCAACAAGTGTGTAATTCCTTCTGATTATTATCATATTTATTTAGGCTGACAGTGAGCTACAGCAGGGGGTTGACCTCTAAAGCCATAGGGTAGAGAGCGTTGAGGATCCTGATGCTGTTGGCCATATTGCCCTTCAAGGTGGTTCCACTCACTACCATGTCCCACATGGAAGGCGTGTCGGCAGGACAGATGTCCATCTCTCCAGAGAATGGAGACACCGTCAAGATATGACTGCAGGGTGCAGGCAGTACTGGCTGCATGCTGCTGAAACCCCCATCCACATAATACTGCATAATGCATAAAATCATATgtaagtattattattattattattcattaaaaataatatatcaaATCAGCATATAATTCAGATCAAACAGTAGTAAAGTGAGTTTGCGTGAAGTCTGTCAGACACTCACAACTCCTTTGAAGGATGGAGGCGTCATGCCACAGTACCCAGGCACAAAGCAGCTGCACAGCAAAGCCTAAACACAATATGGGAATAAAGAGGACAATAATTggtaataataatggtaataaaGGATACTTAAAAACTACCTAagtatttttcttacttttctatTTATTGCCTCTAACCTGCTcagtcagatttttattttttaattgttagGTTGTAGAACCAACTGACCTGTACTACATCCTCTTTGGACTGGAAGTCAGACATAATAATGAGCTTGCTATCAGTTATCCGGGTCATAGCCACAGCAAGACGTCCAGTGGCCAGTTGGTGCGCATTGCAGGGAACATATTTGTTTAAAACTACCTCTAACCAGTGAAAAACGTTGATTGAGGGGTTAAATGGTCCAAGCGTAAAAGCCTTCATCTGTTTGGCAAAATGTAGCATCTCATCCCGGATAGAAACTATAAAACAGAAGACTCTGAGTCAGAAACAGCAATTACATGCAGCAGAACTAGTTTTAGAAAACACAAGAAGTCACTCACTCAGGCTGATTTCACAGACTACAGCAGCTGCTACTAGAGACCCAGCAGATGCACCCAGCACACAAGGTGCTGTGCGGAGTATCCACGGTGCATAAGTTAGGAAGCACTGGGCAACTCCTAACTGGTAGGTGGCCATGAATCCAGATCCAGAAaaggagatggatggaggaaCTTCACGATAATGACAACTGGAAACTCCTGGAGCCATTTTCTAAAAGCTCTGAATAATCACTTTCAATTCCTTTAATTGTATATGATAAGTGCTGTGGTAAAAACTCTTTTAAAAGCAGATAAGTAGATCAAGTGAAAGCAGGCTGAGATGAGTTATCCAGAAAAACAGTGGGTGACTGGGTGTTTTTGAACTAGTCTCATTTAGACATACCCTGTTGGTCATGCACATGTGACACAGCACACGAAACTATCAGTGGCTTGTTGTCTGTTCCCCATCTTAAAGAATCAAGAATCAAAAgtcttcattgtcattatgcgaacataacgaaattttgtagaGATTCCCGGCTTAAAGGCACAcatataaatgacataaatacttgacatgaacacatgaacacaaatgcttagaaatgcacacaaaatataaaacacaaagtaaagtaaataaagtgcaccttgtgccagtctatggtatgctgtgagtgtttgattgtgtgtgtgtgtgtgtgagagagaaaatgggtgtatgtgtgaggtTCCTGTGGGGGGgatgggatgtgagtgtttcactgcagggggggctattgcttttacagctctgaggaagaagctgtccctgagtctgtttgcGCTAGTTTCAAAGTTCCTGTACCGCTTTactgatggaagcggtacaaacagtaCATTACAAACATGATTTTGGTTTGCTAATTTCAGGCTCCAGATTTgtgctgaaaaatacaaataaacaaaatcaaaaacagaagtTAAGAAGCTCCTTCTTTTAGAACTGCATCCCAAGACAGACtcaagacaaacattttttggGACATAATTTCATAAGGAAAACTAAAGCACtgtatttagttattttattaaattactttattaatcccaagctgggaaacCACTTCTCTgaatttaacccatcactgattgaaacacacacacacatgcaacatgcagtgaaacacacagaagcagtgggctgcatcaagcacccagggaggatatattgggggttaagtgccttgctcaagggcacatcagccagctaatgggaggtggggacattatcactccaccacactcaaatttttcctgcccatccggtgggggaatcaaaccagcaaccttccaatcacaagccacttctccaacctctaggccacggctgacCCAAATTATTACATTTGCTATCAATTAAATTGAAATTATCATAGTATCATACaagtacttttatatttttttcatttcttcttgtttcagGCAATAGTACCTGAAGGATGAAACTCAtggtatttatatttatagGCTGAAGGTTGCTGTTCCATGGACTGCAGGAGGAGCGGATCACCattaacctgcagctgatccacTGGTTACCACACGACCACAGCACCCCCTGCAGATACAGATGCCAGCCTTGACCgtcctgtcagtgtctgtgtttttctcacaaGTCACCTTTAGTTTATGAGCTGGCTAATGCTGTGAGTGATCCTAGTGATCAGACTGTAGTTCTGACCAGTTCTGTAGTTTGTGTGCGCAGTGAGATGACTTAGACAGCAGACTGATCAAAGAGGTTACTAAATTAAGGGGATTATTCTCCTCTGTGTAACACATGTTCTAAGAGATCATTCCAGTATTTGAGTattcaaataaagaaatttAGGAGGTGacatacaaaatatttattttacaaaacaggATAAACATTAACAGCTGACCTGTAGACTGTACCAAATTTGAAACTTAACAAAGCCCACGAATTCAGGTTGATAAAGAGtgctttgaatttgaaaaaaacaaaaaacagacaaaaacaaaacaaaaaaaaaaaccaaaaaaaaaaaaaaaacacagaacttGTACAAACCGGCATTTAATCTGGAACAGTTTTATGTGACCAAAACAAACTGGAACAATTCATTTCCACCACTTAGCTGCAAGAGCCACAGCAGACCTAAAAGAAGTGCAGTTATGTTGAGCAAGCAAAAGTTTAATTCTGATTATTGACTGTTTGAATATGCCTATTGATGTGATTTCTTTCATAGTTTTCCTTGTCCCTTTTCGTTAGTGTTCGTTCTGATCACAGTCATACATACACTGAttcacagtaaaatgaaaagcaatCTTAACAGCGCAAAAATTTCTAACAGTGCATACTGAATAGTGCATTTTGTTAAACCTGTATATCCATCTGCTACTTTCTGAAGCTCAAACGCAAGATAAATACACCACAATGTTCTGTAATGATGTCTGTTGTTCTATTGTACTGATTGCCATTTAATATGTTGCTCTTTCCTACGGAGGAGGCTGTGGAGAAACACGATCAGGAGAAACCTCAAAATGGCCGTCACTGAACTCATGTGCAGGACTGCCGTCTGGAAAGTCCCCATCCTGAGGTGGAGTGCGTTCTGGAGACTCTGCGGAATCCACCAGCGGTTTTTTGATGTCCTGCGGGAGTTTCAGAAACCTGAGGAGAAGCGGAGAAGAAGCGATAAAAATAGGTGTGTTTGCTGATatgaagaaaagacagatggagaatgacaaagagaaaagaacaaagaccTGAAGAGGAGTTTTTGTCCTCGCTCCTTTTTGATGATGTTTAGCTTGTAGTAGTGCCGCAAAGCACGGGACATTTTCTCATAAGTCATGTTGTCTCGGTTCTGTAAAAAGAGTTCACACATTGACACGAGCCACATGAATATTTACTCTGTTCTTTGGTGTTCCCACCCACGTACTCTTTTTCCCTGTGAGATAAACCACACAGACGTGGGTGCTCACCTTGTGGTTTCCCCAGAGACGTGCCAGTCCGTTGGGGTCCACAACCCTGAAAACCAGGCTGTCCTGGTCTTCCCATCGGATGTATTCTTGGTAACGGTcgtcacacagcagctgatacACGTAGTCCCACAGAAGTCTGCACTCTGGCCATGAGAAAAAACGCAAGAAGACACGTGCTTTGAAAAACTTATACCACTATCATTAAATACCAATATATATATGAAGCCCTATGGTGCATACGTAATGCAAAAGACTAATTTTAGTCATTTTCAAATACAACTTAATTTCAAAGCCTAGTTCATATCCAAGCATGTACGCACCTGAAAGactgtcatttttaaagctaCTTTTAGcagttttcagattttctctctttgctctgcATCCCATACAAAACCAGATGTGACACAGAAGACAGCTGAAGTAAAGATGTGACTGAAGAACGTTAGAGCAAGCcaaagatttattttctttggcaGAGCAAAACTGAACAGAGGATTTCATGAATTTCTAAATATTATATGAATGTATGAAGCCAACAGCGTGTCAAGGTTTGAGTCTGTGAGTTTTTCTACCCCCTAGTGGTCAGAAAAGGTATGATGCAGGATTAATATTTTCGGTTTTTAATATATCTGTGCGCACTCTCTGGGCCaaaataagtttgtttttgtatattttacagGTGAATGCTGTAGCACAATGAATCAGTATTAATACTACCTGGGATGCGGCCACTGGCTTTCTGCAGAGGGCTCCTTGGCTTCTCTCGGCTGGACAGGTTGAGTGGCTCCTGGTTGATGCTCTCCGTTTTGGGAGGACACTGAACTTGGTTGTGTGGCAACACAGAGACAGCGGCTGATccagcacagagagagggacaggaaaTCAGACATCACAGCAAGTAATTACAAGTATTTCTGATACTGTCAATTGTTATACACACTGGTATGTGTGAGTGGAGCAGGGTACGTATACAAGATCTTGGGACGATCTTTGAGAGATGACACAAGCTCTGGCTGGCTTGTGGTTACAACAGCTGCCGACACTGCAGTTGTGAAAGCAAGGGAAACTGAAGGAGAGAAATATGAGGAACaattaaaatgagcaaaactgaaagcaaaagtgGTTTTACAgcagcttgattttttttttcattaacgTCTAATACTATATACAACGCAAAGAGGCCATTTTACTATTTACACACAGCATGTAATACAAAGTCACCAATTTGGACTCTGGTCTTGTAAGATAATTAGATTCCAGGTAGCCGTGGCACACCTACTGGCACACGTCCTGCTCAGTATAATGGAAAGCACCTTTTTTTATGGTGAAGCCAAAAGAGGAACGCACGTGTTTGTACTCCTCTACTGAAGGGAAAGGTCTTCACTAAAAGTGGAAAGTAACAAAGTAATTTTACTCAAGAACTGCTCACATGCACAGTTTCCAGGTGCTAGTACTTTAGATTTTCATTTAGTGCAACTGTGCTTTATACACAGTTATATATATAGGATACAATTACAAATAAACTTTTTACATTCAAAACTATTGAGGGTTAGTGCACTCAGGTCACACTGAAACTTTATAGACTGGTATTAGGAAGCCAAGGGATGTCCTCACAAGTACAGCAAAACTAATGAGAGATAGAGCATGAATTCCTACAGGATATGTTTTCACTTGCACATGCGGCTGATCAGGAAGTATTTGTGCCCACAATCAAACCAGGATAAGCAAGTTTTGTTTGATATGCAACACACTTAAAGAATTAGCCGTGTGTGCACTTTGTACGcacagtatatgtgtgttttgtggctATCTGTGCCCTGTTAGCCTACATAAAACTATGGCCTTGATAAAGATAGTTTGTTGCTCTAATCTTTCCTGTATAATATGGCTAAGTGTTAAAGTTTGGTTATAtagttttgattattttctcagctATACGTATGCATCTGTATTGTCCTGTTGATTTGTTCTCCGTGCTGTGTTTGAGTCTCCAGAGAGCTACTGAGAACAGGAGACAAATTCCATGTGTCTATCAACATAAAACTGATTCTGTGTATATTCAAAAATGTACCCGTTACTGACCTTGGTTGTCACTGACTGTGGGAGGCTGAGGCTCTTGGACACCCTGACGGGGTATCTGGCAGCTGACTGGGCTCTGGATGTTCCCAGTTGGCAGGGAGGAAGATGTATTTGGGGGCTCACAGACAACAGTCCGCCTTTGCTGTTTCACACACTGTAGGATCTCATACAGAACATCACCTGTAGGAAACAGGGATGCATATAAAGACACAAGTGCAAAACTAGTGAGTGTACTCTCTT
It includes:
- the pnpla1 gene encoding 1-acylglycerol-3-phosphate O-acyltransferase Pnpla3, yielding MAPGVSSCHYREVPPSISFSGSGFMATYQLGVAQCFLTYAPWILRTAPCVLGASAGSLVAAAVVCEISLISIRDEMLHFAKQMKAFTLGPFNPSINVFHWLEVVLNKYVPCNAHQLATGRLAVAMTRITDSKLIIMSDFQSKEDVVQALLCSCFVPGYCGMTPPSFKGVYYVDGGFSSMQPVLPAPCSHILTVSPFSGEMDICPADTPSMWDMVVSGTTLKGNMANSIRILNALYPMALETLEQAYDSGYKDAIHFLLSNDLVPYWMIHKEVEGPLNCNQTNTWVHLETDIKEGEEMKMEKETTTLTSFTDNRSTQTSNSAEHESTGNRPSLHFDMGKNALLVNLVTYVSMLGLTARILSHLLLPITLLFYAALQARHRQQLLFRKAPELVFWAFHCLRHFTFFFFNILLCTFRKNIKNRIMPIMLLLKWVKIQARYEVPQWKRLAKPCHMLTSSAHSENVRHGSLHRRLKTPSQAYKKSVLQYM
- the etv7 gene encoding transcription factor ETV7 isoform X2, producing the protein MENISPSYLVKLHMVSPPTQEDLWHLPGRLRINPSLWDKEDVAHWLHWAQREYSLRRPEKGRFEMNGRALCLLTKEDFRRRCPSSGDVLYEILQCVKQQRRTVVCEPPNTSSSLPTGNIQSPVSCQIPRQGVQEPQPPTVSDNQVSLAFTTAVSAAVVTTSQPELVSSLKDRPKILYTYPAPLTHTTAVSVLPHNQVQCPPKTESINQEPLNLSSREKPRSPLQKASGRIPECRLLWDYVYQLLCDDRYQEYIRWEDQDSLVFRVVDPNGLARLWGNHKNRDNMTYEKMSRALRHYYKLNIIKKERGQKLLFRFLKLPQDIKKPLVDSAESPERTPPQDGDFPDGSPAHEFSDGHFEVSPDRVSPQPPP
- the etv7 gene encoding transcription factor ETV7 isoform X1, which gives rise to MENISPSYLVKQENRANNPSSIMHSQVHMPLSLHHSPSNQLHMVSPPTQEDLWHLPGRLRINPSLWDKEDVAHWLHWAQREYSLRRPEKGRFEMNGRALCLLTKEDFRRRCPSSGDVLYEILQCVKQQRRTVVCEPPNTSSSLPTGNIQSPVSCQIPRQGVQEPQPPTVSDNQVSLAFTTAVSAAVVTTSQPELVSSLKDRPKILYTYPAPLTHTTAVSVLPHNQVQCPPKTESINQEPLNLSSREKPRSPLQKASGRIPECRLLWDYVYQLLCDDRYQEYIRWEDQDSLVFRVVDPNGLARLWGNHKNRDNMTYEKMSRALRHYYKLNIIKKERGQKLLFRFLKLPQDIKKPLVDSAESPERTPPQDGDFPDGSPAHEFSDGHFEVSPDRVSPQPPP